A window from Bufo bufo chromosome 1, aBufBuf1.1, whole genome shotgun sequence encodes these proteins:
- the LOC120986223 gene encoding ATP-dependent RNA helicase DDX39A, with protein MTEQDVENELLDYEEDDEPQAPTETPAPAGQKEVKGSYVSIHSSGFRDFLLKPELLRAIVDCGFEHPSEVQHECIPQAILGMDILCQAKSGMGKTAVFVLATLQQIEAVEGQVSVLVMCHTRELAFQISKEYERFSKYMPTVKVAVFFGGLAIKKDEETIRKSCPHIVVGTPGRILALVRQKTLSLKNVKHFVLDECDKMLEQLDMRRDVQEIFRLTPHEKQCMMFSATLSKEIRPVCRKFMQDPMEVFVDDETKLTLHGLQQYYVKLKDSEKNRKLFDLLDVLEFNQVVIFVKSVQRCVALAQLLVEQNFPAIAIHRGMMQEERLSRYQQFKDFQRRILVATNLFGRGMDIERVNIVFNYDMPEDSDTYLHRVARAGRFGTKGLAVTFVSDEEDAKILNDVQDRFEVNVGELPDEIDISTYIEQSR; from the exons ATGACAGAACAGGATGTTGAAAACGAGTTGTTGGACTACGAGGAAGACGATGAGCCCCAGGCCCCCACCGAGACCCCTGCTCCAGCTGGCCAGAAGGAGGTTAAAGGCTCCTATGTGTCCATCCATAGCTCTGGCTTCAGAGACTTCTTGTTGAAGCCTGAACTGCTGCGAGCCATTGTGGACTGTGGCTTTGAGCACCCGTCTGAAG TTCAACACGAATGTATTCCTCAGGCCATTCTTGGCATGGACATCCTCTGCCAAGCCAAATCTGGTATGGGGAAGACCGCTGTGTTCGTCCTGGCCACTCTTCAGCAGATTGAGGCGGTCGAAGGACAAGTCTCTGTCCTGGTGATGTGCCACACACGTGAGCTTGCGTTCCAGATCAGCAAGGAGTACGAGAGATTCTCCAAGTACATGCCAACAGTGAAG GTTGCTGTATTCTTCGGGGGGCTTGCTATAAAGAAGGATGAAGAGACAATACGCAAAAGTTGCCCTCACATCGTGGTTGGAACGCCAGGTCGTATCTTGGCTCTTGTTAGACAGAAGACGCTCAGTTTGAAGAACGTCAAACACTTTGTCCTGGATGAATGTGACAAGATGCTGGAGCAGCTGG ATATGCGTAGAGATGTGCAGGAGATCTTCCGTCTCACCCCTCACGAGAAGCAGTGCATGATGTTCAGTGCCACACTCAGCAAGGAGATTCGTCCGGTCTGCAGGAAGTTCATGCAGGAT ccTATGGAGGTGTTTGTAGATGATGAAACCAAGCTGACGCTTCATGGCCTGCAGCAATATTATGTCAAATTGAAGGACAGTGAAAAGAACCGCAAATTGTTTGACCTGCTGGATGTGCTAGAGTTCAACCAG GTAGTGATCTTTGTAAAATCTGTGCAGAGATGTGTGGCACTGGCACAACTCCTGGTGGAGCAGAACTTCCCTGCTATAGCTATTCACAGGGGAATGATGCAAGAGGAGAG GCTGTCACGGTACCAACAGTTTAAGGATTTCCAGAGAAGAATCCTGGTAGCTACTAACCTCTTTGGACGTGGTATGGACATTGAAAGAGTTAACATAGTCTTCAATTATGACATGCCGGAGGACTCTGACACCTACTTGCACAGG GTGGCCCGTGCGGGGCGCTTTGGCACTAAAGGTCTGGCTGTGACGTTTGTGTCTGACGAGGAAGATGCCAAAATTCTGAATGATGTCCAAGACAGATTTGAAGTCAATGTGGGAGAGTTGCCTGATGAGATAGACATATCCACTTACA TTGAACAGAGTCGATAA